In Amyelois transitella isolate CPQ chromosome 13, ilAmyTran1.1, whole genome shotgun sequence, a genomic segment contains:
- the LOC106138025 gene encoding myosin heavy chain, muscle isoform X18, translated as MPKPVAQEGEDPDPTPYLFVSLEQKRIDQSKPYDGKKACWVPDEKEGFLQGEIKATKGDLVTVSLPGGETKDFKKDLVGQVNPPKYEKCEDMSNLTYLNDASVLYNLKQRYYHKLIYTYSGLFCVAINPYKRYPVYTTRCAKLYRGKRRSEVPPHIFAISDGAYVNMLTNHENQSMLITGESGAGKTENTKKVIAYFATVGASQKKDPNQEKKGSLEDQVVQTNPVLEAFGNAKTVRNDNSSRFGKFIRIHFGPSGKLAGADIETYLLEKARVISQQALERSYHIFYQMMSGSVPGLKEQCMLSNDVYDYYIISQGKTTIPNVDDGEECTLTDQAFDILGFTQEEKDNVYKITAAVMHMGSMKFKQRGREEQAEADGTEDGEKVAKLLGVDCQDLYKNLLKPRIKVGNEFVTQGRNKDQVTNSVGALCKGIFDRLFKWLVKKCNETLDTKQKRQHFIGVLDIAGFEIFDFNGFEQLCINFTNEKLQQFFNHHMFVLEQEEYKKEGINWAFIDFGMDLLACIDLIEKPMGILSILEEESMFPKATDQTFVEKLNNNHLGKSAPFLKPKPPKPGCQAAHFAIGHYAGNVGYNITGWLEKNKDPLNDTVVDQFKKGQNKLLIEIFADHPGQSGDAGGAKGGRGKKGGGFATVSSAYKEQLNNLMTTLRSTQPHFVRCIIPNELKQAGLIDSHLVMHQLTCNGVLEGIRICRKGFPNRMVYPDFKLRYKILCPNLLKEPITPQKATEKILEHTGLDSESFRLGKTKVFFRAGVLGQMEEMRDDRLSKIVSWLQAYIRGYLSRKEYKKLQEQRLALQVVQRNLRKYLQLRTWPWWKLWQKVKPLLNVTRIEDQIEELEKKAAKAQEAFEKEEKLRKELEALNAKLLEEKTQLLSNLEGEKGSLSEFQDRAAKLQAQKSDLESQLRDTQDRLTQEEDARNQLFQAKKKLEQEVSGLKKDIEDLELSVQKSEQDKATKDHQIRNLNDEIAHQDELINKLNKEKKMQGESNQKTSEELQAAEDKVNHLNKVKQKLEQTLDELEDSLEREKKLRGDVEKQRRKVEGDLKLTQEAVADLERNKKELEQTIQRKDKEISSLTAKLEDEQSLVSKLQKQIKELQARIEELEEEVESERQARAKAEKQRADLARELEELGERLEEAGGATSAQIELNKKREAELSKLRRDLEEANIQHESTLANLRKKHNDAVAEMGEQLDQLNKLKAKAEKERSQYFSEVNDLRAGVDHLSNEKAAQEKIVKQLQHQLNEVQSKADEANRTLNDLDAAKKKLSIENSDLLRQLEEAESQVSQLSKIKVSLTTQLEDTKRLADEEARERATLLGKFRNLEHDLDNIREQVEEEAEGKADLQRQLSKANAEAQLWRSKYESEGVARSEELEEAKRKLQARLAEAEETIESLNQKVVALEKTKQRLATEVEDLQLEVDRATAIANAAEKKQKAFDKIIGEWKLKVDDLAAELDASQKECRNYSTELFRLKGAYEEGQEQLEAVRRENKNLADEVKDLLDQIGEGGRNIHEIEKARKRLEAEKDELQAALEEAEAALEQEENKVLRAQLELSQVRQEIDRRIQEKEEEFENTRKNHQRALDSMQASLEAEAKGKAEALRMKKKLEADINELEIALDHANKANAEAQKNIKRYQAQIKDLQTALEEEQRARDDAREQLGISERRANALQNELEESRTLLEQADRARRQAEQELGDAHEQLNELSAQNASLSAAKRKLESELQTLHSDLDELLNEAKNSEEKAKKAMVDAARLADELRAEQEHAQTQEKLRKALEQQIKELQVRLDEAEANALKGGKKAIQKLEQRVRELENELDGEQRRHADAQKNLRKAERRIKELTFQAEEDRKNHERMQDLVDKLQQKIKTYKRQIEEAEEIAALNLAKFRKAQQELEEAEERADLAEQAISKFRGKGRAGSAARGVSPAPQRSRPTLADALGTFPPRFDLAPEDF; from the exons ACAAAAGACTTCAAGAAGGATCTTGTAGGTCAAGTCAACCCACCTAAGTACGAGAAATGCGAGGATATGTCCAACTTGACATACCTCAACGATGCTTCGGTCTTGTATAACTTGAAGCAAAGATATTACCATAAGCTCATCTAC ACGTACTCGGGTCTCTTCTGCGTGGCCATCAACCCTTACAAGAGGTACCCCGTGTACACGACACGATGTGCCAAGCTCTACCGAGGCAAGCGTCGCTCGGAAGTGCCGCCCCACATCTTCGCCATTTCCGACGGTGCTTACGTCAACATGTTGACCAACCACGAGAATCAATCTATGTTGATTAC CGGAGAGTCTGGTGCCGGAAAGACTGAGAACACGAAGAAAGTAATTGCGTACTTCGCCACCGTCGGTGCCTCCCAAAAGAAGGACCCCAACCAGGAGAAGAAGGGATCCCTGGAAGACCAGGTCGTACAAACTAACCCTGTACTTGAAGCCTTTGGTAACGCCAAGACAGTGCGTAACGACAACTCCTCCCGTTTC GGTAAATTCATCCGTATCCACTTCGGCCCCTCTGGAAAACTGGCCGGTGCTGACATTGAGACCT ATCTGCTAGAGAAAGCCCGTGTCATCTCCCAACAGGCTCTTGAGCGTTCCTACCACATCTTCTACCAGATGATGTCCGGTTCAGTCCCTGGGCTTAAAG aACAATGTATGCTGTCAAACGACGTATATGACTATTACATCATATCGCAAGGCAAAACTACCATTCCCAACGTAGATGATGGCGAGGAATGTACTTTGACTGAC CAAGCCTTCGATATCCTGGGTTTCACCCAAGAGGAGAAGGACAACGTATACAAAATCACCGCCGCTGTCATGCACATGGGTAGCATGAAGTTCAAGCAGAGGGGTCGTGAGGAACAGGCTGAGGCTGATGGTACTGAG GATGGTGAGAAGGTCGCCAAGCTCCTCGGTGTCGACTGCCAGGACTTGTACAAGAACTTGTTGAAGCCCCGCATCAAGGTCGGAAACGAGTTCGTGACCCAGGGTCGTAACAAGGACCAGGTCACCAACTCCGTCGGTGCCCTCTGCAAGGGTATCTTCGATCGTCTCTTCAAGTGGCTGGTGAAGAAGTGTAACGAGACCCTAGACACCAAGCAAAAGAGGCAGCACTTCATCGGTGTACTGGATATTGCCGGTTTCGAAATCTTCGAC ttcaACGGTTTCGAGCAACTCTGCATTAACTTCACCAATGAGAAGCTGCAGCAGTTCTTTAACCACCACATGTTTGTACTTGAGCAAGAAGAGTACAAGAAAGAGGGCATCAACTGGGCCTTCATTGATTTCGGAATGGACTTGCTCGCTTGTATCGATCTGATCGAGAAG CCCATGGGCATCCTCTCCATCCTTGAGGAAGAGTCTATGTTCCCCAAAGCCACCGATCAGACCTTCGTTGAGAAGTTGAACAACAACCACTTGGGCAAGTCTGCCCCCTTCCTGAAGCCCAAGCCCCCCAAGCCCGGCTGCCAAGCCGCCCACTTCGCCATTGGTCACTACGCCGGTAAT GTCGGCTACAACATCACTGGATGGCTTGAGAAGAACAAGGACCCCCTTAACGACACTGTCGTAGACCAGTTCAAGAAGGGTCAGAACAAACTGTTGATTGAGATCTTTGCTGACCATCCTGGTCAGTCTGGTGACGCCGGTGGCGCCAAGG GCGGTCGCGGTAAGAAGGGTGGTGGTTTCGCTACTGTCTCCTCCGCTTACAAG GAACAACTTAACAACTTGATGACAACATTGAGGTCTACTCAGCCTCACTTCGTACGTTGTATCATCCCCAATGAGTTGAAACAGGCtg GTCTCATCGACTCTCACCTTGTGATGCACCAGCTGACCTGTAACGGTGTGCTTGAGGGTATCCGTATTTGCCGTAAAGGTTTCCCCAACAGAATGGTCTACCCTGACTTCAAGCTCCG ATACAAAATTCTGTGCCCGAACCTGCTCAAAGAACCGATAACGCCACAGAAAGCTACCGAGAAAATTCTCGAACACACCGGTTTGGATTCAGAGTCTTTCAGACTCGGAAAGACCAAG GTGTTCTTCCGTGCCGGTGTCCTGGGTCAGATGGAAGAGATGCGTGACGACAGGTTGTCCAAGATCGTCTCCTGGCTCCAGGCCTACATCCGTGGTTACTTGTCCCGCAAGGAGTACAAGAAGCTGCAGGAACAGAG GCTGGCTCTCCAAGTTGTCCAACGCAACTTGCGCAAATACCTGCAGCTCCGCACCTGGCCCTGGTGGAAACTCTGGCAGAAGGTCAAGCCCCTCCTCAACGTCACCCGTATCGAGGACCAGATCGAG GAATTGGAAAAGAAGGCAGCAAAGGCGCAGGAGGCCTTCGAGAAGGAGGAGAAACTCCGAAAGGAGCTGGAGGCTCTCAACGCCAAGCTGCTTGAGGAGAAGACCCAGCTGCTGTCCAACTTGGAGGGAGAGAAGGGCTCTCTTTCCGAGTTTCAGGACCGCGCCGCTAAGCTCCAGGCGCAGAAATCTGACCTCGAGTCGCAACTTAGG GACACCCAAGACCGCCTGACCCAGGAGGAGGACGCCCGCAACCAGCTCTTCCAAGCCAAGAAGAAGTTGGAGCAGGAAGTCTCCGGCCTGAAGAAGGACATCGAGGACCTCGAACTGAGCGTCCAGAAGTCCGAACAGGACAAGGCCACCAAGGACCACCAGATCCGCAACTTGAACGATGAGATCGCCCACCAAGATGAACTCATCAACAAACTCAACAAGGAGAAGAAAATGCAGGGTGAATCCAACCAGAAGACCTCTGAAGAGCTCCAGGCCGCCGAGGACAAGGTCAACCACCTCAACAAGGTTAAGCAGAAGTTGGAGCAGACCCTCGACGAGTTGGAAGACTCGCTCGAGCGCGAGAAGAAACTCCGCGGTGATGTTGAGAAGCAGAGGAGGAAGGTTGAAGGCGACCTCAAGCTCACCCAAGAGGCCGTCGCCGACCTCGAGCGCAACAAGAAGGAGCTCGAGCAGACCATCCAGCGCAAGGACAAGGAGATCTCGTCCCTCACCGCCAAGCTGGAGGACGAGCAGTCCCTTGTCAGCAAGCTGCAGAAGCAGATCAAGGAACTGCAAGCCCGCATCGAAGAGCTCGAGGAAGAGGTCGAGTCCGAACGCCAGGCTCGCGCTAAGGCCGAGAAGCAGCGTGCTGACCTCGCCCGCGAGCTCGAAGAGCTGGGTGAGCGCCTGGAGGAAGCCGGTGGCGCCACCTCAGCTCAGATCGAGCTCAACAAGAAGCGTGAGGCCGAGCTCAGCAAGCTCCGTCGTGACCTGGAGGAAGCCAACATCCAGCACGAGTCCACCCTCGCCAACCTTCGCAAGAAGCACAACGATGCTGTTGCCGAGATGGGCGAGCAGCTCGACCAGCTCAACAAGCTCAAGGCTAA GGCTGAGAAAGAGCGCTCTCAATACTTTAGCGAAGTCAATGACCTCCGCGCTGGGGTCGACCACTTGTCCAACGAAAAG GCTGCCCAAGAGAAGATCGTCAAGCAGCTGCAGCACCAACTCAACGAGGTCCAGAGCAAGGCTGACGAAGCCAACCGCACCCTCAATGACCTGGATGCCGCCAAGAAGAAGCTGTCCATTGAGAACTCCGACCTTCTCCGCCAACTGGAGGAGGCAGAGTCTCAGGTGTCTCAGCTGTCCAAGATCAAGGTGTCGCTCACCACACAGCTGGAGGACACCAAGAGGCTCGCCGACGAGGAGGCCAGG GAACGCGCCACCCTTCTTGGCAAGTTCCGCAATCTGGAGCACGACCTGGACAACATCCGCGAACAGGTCGAAGAGGAAGCCGAAGGCAAGGCTGATCTCCAACGCCAGCTGTCCAAGGCCAACGCCGAAGCTCAACTGTGGCGCTCCAAGTACGAGTCCGAGGGTGTTGCCCGCTCCGAGGAACTCGAGGAGGCCAAGCGCAAGCTCCAGGCCCGCCTCGCCGAGGCCGAGGAGACCATCGAGTCCCTCAACCAGAAGGTTGTCGCCCTCGAGAAGACCAAGCAGCGTCTCGCCACCGAAGTCGAAGACCTGCAACTCGAGGTTGACCGCGCCACTGCCATCGCCAACGCTGCTGAGAAGAAGCAGAAGGCGTTCGACAAGATCATTGGCGAATGGAAGCTCAAGGTTGACGACCTCGCCGCCGAGCTCGACGCTAGCCAGAAGGAATGCCGCAACTACTCCACCGAATTGTTCCGCCTCAAGGGCGCCTACGAAGAAGGTCAGGAACAGCTCGAGGCTGTCCGCCGCGAAAACAAGAACCTCGCCGACGAAGTCAAGGACTTGCTCGACCAAATCGGCGAAGGTGGCCGCAACATCCACGAAATCGAAAAGGCCAGGAAGCGCCTCGAAGCCGAGAAGGACGAGCTCCAGGCTGCCCTCGAGGAAGCCGAAGCCGCCCTCGAACAAGAGGAAAACAAGGTCCTGCGCGCTCAGCTCGAGCTGTCTCAGGTCAGACAGGAAATCGACAGGCGCATCCAGGAGAAGGAGGAGGAATTCGAGAACACACGCAAGAACCACCAGCGCGCTCTCGACTCCATGCAAGCTTCCCTCGAAGCCGAGGCTAAGGGCAAGGCTGAGGCCCTGCGCATGAAGAAGAAGCTCGAAGCCGACATCAATGAGTTGGAAATTGCTCTCGACCACGCTAACAAGGCTAATGCTGAGGCCCAGAAGAACATCAAGCGCTACCAGGCTCAGATCAAGGACCTCCAGACCGCCCTGGAAGAGGAACAACGCGCCCGCGACGATGCCCGCGAACAGCTTGGAATCTCCGAGCGTCGTGCCAATGCCCTCCAGAACGAGCTCGAGGAGTCTCGTACTCTTCTGGAACAGGCCGACCGTGCCCGCCGTCAAGCCGAACAGGAACTTGGCGATGCTCACGAACAGCTCAACGAACTTTCCGCCCAGAACGCTTCCCTGTCTGCTGCCAAGAGGAAACTCGAATCCGAACTGCAGACCCTGCACTCCGACCTGGACGAGCTCCTCAACGAGGCTAAGAACTCTGAGGAGAAGGCGAAGAAGGCCATGGTTGACGCCGCTCGTCTCGCCGATGAGCTTCGCGCCGAACAGGAACACGCCCAGACACAAGAGAAACTACGCAAGGCCCTTGAACAACAGATCAAGGAACTGCAGGTCAGGTTAGACGAGGCTGAGGCCAACGCTCTTAAGGGAGGAAAGAAGGCTATCCAGAAACTCGAACAGAGAGTCAGAGAACTCGAGAACGAGCTTGACGGTGAACAGAGGAGGCACGCCGACGCACAGAAGAACCTGCGCAAGGCCGAGAGACGCATCAAGGAGCTCACCTTCCAGGCCGAGGAGGACCGCAAGAACCACGAGCGCATGCAGGACCTGGTCGACAAACTGCAACAGAAGATCAAGACCTACAAGAGGCAGATCGAAGAGGCAGAAGAAATCGCCGCCCTCAACTTGGCTAAGTTCCGCAAGGCACAGCAGGAGTTGGAGGAGGCAGAAGAGAGGGCAGACCTGGCCGAGCAGGCCATCAGCAAATTCCGTGGCAAGGGACGCGCAGGATCCGCGGCGAGAGGAGTCAGTCCGGCG CCCCAGCGCTCGCGCCCCACGCTCGCAGACGCCCTCGGCACCTTCCCACCTCGGTTCGACTTGGCGCCCGAAGATTTCTAA